The following are encoded in a window of Thermomicrobiales bacterium genomic DNA:
- a CDS encoding tetratricopeptide repeat protein, whose translation MQNQAQPENHSRLAAILAEYIGGQKQTDIAQAAGLPKATLNRWLHGKSVAPYYWDGLLQLLATLQLTRAQANRALRAAGIPTIDALYTSQLERAALLERWLVRAPNNLPAELTSFVGRDDEVIDLAIFLSQPSVRLVTLTGPGGSGKTRLALRAAAELLDAFPDGVFFVSLADSTDPTQLMPQVAMALGLADSTDATPEERITAWLTRRKMLLILDNLEQIIDCGPALVRLLQAAPGVTILTTSRVPLHVSGEHRRMVRPLPVPSPEAPIETLAANSAVELFVQRAQTVDHEFTLTPASAPDIATLCARLDGLPLAIELVAARTDSFTLADLVSRVPDVLSLAGDGPRDVAERQRALRATIAWSEQLLSSPAQRLFARLGILSGWNESLAISVASGPDLAADDIPTLLAALNDANLIEHFDDGPTSRYRMLATIREYALERLDATNERDATAERHARAMLALAEDAPPYVPKGSRAGWFERVDRERANFDAALIWAQTTGETLLLARLAAALWPYWLEYPLGRIGYHWVTTALADADDLPARVRAELLTGAAHFELTSNSHDLVYVHATEALAIWQEINDPVGQAHIFATLAWARITTDGPRTALILLEQQVEQWQAAGNDLGVATALSEMAVLHIVLGHFDTAAPYLQQYQEIAQRTGDALCQAQALHNLGLLALLQGDIDGALRNLGESVTRLEAERPTFLASDATLYLTTAQCLDGQLDTASAGYRDLLLLYERTGDLYHQSLAILGHAAVAHRRGQAEHAAWLCGVAMPLQHTSGLTPLPAVQAFYDREVQLLRAQITDEAFASAFARGAAVPPDEAVGVVLGRK comes from the coding sequence ATGCAGAACCAAGCTCAGCCGGAGAATCACTCCCGTCTCGCGGCAATCCTCGCGGAATATATCGGCGGACAGAAGCAAACCGACATCGCTCAGGCGGCCGGGCTACCGAAGGCGACACTCAATCGCTGGCTCCACGGCAAGTCCGTCGCACCCTACTATTGGGACGGACTGCTCCAACTGCTGGCGACACTGCAACTGACCCGAGCGCAGGCGAACCGCGCGCTGCGAGCGGCGGGCATCCCGACCATTGACGCACTGTACACGTCGCAGCTCGAACGCGCGGCCCTGCTCGAACGCTGGCTGGTGCGCGCACCAAACAACCTGCCGGCAGAACTGACCTCGTTCGTCGGTCGCGACGACGAGGTGATCGACCTCGCCATCTTCCTGTCCCAACCGAGCGTGCGCCTCGTCACCCTGACTGGTCCGGGCGGCAGCGGAAAGACCCGGTTGGCACTGCGCGCGGCAGCCGAACTCCTCGACGCATTCCCCGACGGCGTGTTCTTCGTCAGCCTCGCCGACAGCACCGACCCAACGCAACTGATGCCGCAGGTTGCCATGGCACTCGGCCTCGCCGACAGCACTGACGCAACGCCCGAAGAGCGCATCACCGCCTGGCTTACTCGCCGCAAGATGCTGCTCATCCTTGACAACCTCGAGCAGATCATCGACTGCGGCCCGGCGCTGGTGCGGCTGTTGCAGGCAGCACCGGGCGTCACGATCCTGACAACCAGCAGAGTGCCGCTCCATGTCAGCGGAGAACACCGTCGAATGGTCCGACCGCTGCCAGTGCCATCCCCCGAAGCGCCCATCGAGACGCTGGCAGCCAACTCGGCAGTCGAGCTGTTCGTCCAGCGCGCGCAGACCGTCGATCACGAGTTCACGTTGACGCCGGCGTCGGCTCCAGATATCGCCACGCTCTGCGCACGACTCGACGGTCTGCCGTTGGCGATCGAGCTGGTCGCCGCCCGCACCGACAGCTTCACCCTGGCAGACCTCGTCAGCCGCGTCCCTGATGTGCTGTCACTGGCTGGAGACGGACCGCGCGACGTCGCTGAACGGCAGCGTGCCCTCCGCGCGACGATCGCCTGGAGCGAGCAGTTGCTCTCGTCGCCTGCCCAACGGTTGTTCGCCCGACTCGGCATCCTCAGCGGCTGGAATGAATCTCTTGCTATCTCCGTCGCCAGCGGCCCGGACCTGGCCGCCGATGACATCCCGACCCTGCTTGCCGCCCTCAACGACGCCAACCTCATCGAACACTTCGACGACGGCCCCACCTCACGCTACCGGATGCTGGCGACGATCCGCGAGTACGCCCTCGAACGCCTCGACGCGACCAACGAACGCGACGCGACCGCCGAACGCCACGCCCGAGCAATGCTCGCCCTCGCCGAGGACGCGCCACCCTACGTTCCGAAGGGCAGCCGTGCCGGCTGGTTTGAGCGCGTTGACCGCGAGCGCGCGAACTTCGACGCCGCGCTCATCTGGGCACAGACAACCGGCGAAACGCTCTTACTGGCGCGCCTCGCTGCCGCGCTCTGGCCCTACTGGCTGGAGTACCCGCTGGGACGCATCGGCTATCACTGGGTTACAACCGCGCTAGCTGATGCAGATGACCTGCCGGCCCGGGTACGAGCAGAACTGCTCACCGGCGCTGCCCACTTCGAACTGACGTCGAACAGTCACGACCTCGTTTATGTACATGCAACAGAGGCCCTGGCGATCTGGCAGGAGATCAACGACCCAGTCGGCCAAGCACACATTTTCGCAACGCTCGCATGGGCGAGGATCACCACTGATGGTCCGCGAACAGCGCTGATCTTGCTCGAGCAACAAGTCGAACAATGGCAAGCAGCTGGCAATGATTTGGGAGTCGCTACGGCGCTGAGCGAAATGGCCGTGCTCCATATCGTGCTCGGTCATTTCGATACTGCGGCCCCGTACCTCCAGCAATACCAGGAGATTGCTCAACGAACCGGTGATGCCCTCTGCCAAGCACAAGCGCTCCATAACCTCGGGCTGCTCGCCCTCCTGCAGGGCGACATCGATGGCGCACTCAGGAACCTTGGAGAATCAGTCACCCGGCTCGAAGCCGAGCGCCCAACCTTCCTCGCCTCCGACGCAACGCTCTATCTCACAACCGCGCAGTGCCTGGACGGACAGCTCGACACTGCCAGTGCAGGCTATCGCGATCTTCTGCTCCTGTACGAGCGCACCGGCGACCTCTATCATCAATCGCTCGCCATCCTGGGCCACGCCGCCGTCGCGCACCGCCGCGGCCAGGCCGAGCATGCCGCCTGGCTCTGCGGCGTCGCCATGCCCCTGCAACACACCAGCGGCCTCACCCCGCTCCCGGCTGTCCAGGCCTTCTACGACCGCGAAGTACAACTCCTCCGCGCCCAGATCACGGATGAAGCGTTTGCATCGGCATTTGCGCGTGGGGCGGCGGTGCCGCCGGACGAGGCGGTGGGGGTGGTATTAGGGCGCAAATAG
- a CDS encoding MFS transporter, with product MAIGNLSRRGRLLYPVGYLGVESLTQARNVWLLYCYAPPADADREALLRISTVSIILFAGKLIEAFDDTLIGWWSDRSSSRLGRRIPFVLAGTPLMALFGFLVLVPPTNVGPLGAALYLFLTMELLYFFATIANAPYDALLPEIAPTAAERLDLSARRVYFGIVGAGVGLVGSGLLVARFGFVGMAAVVAVLALVSRYVGLFGVWEPARRSVASAEVSLRDSIGALLEHRRFLRFMASFVLFQAALTMLLGLLPYYVSGVLRQDAEGIWVALLTAVGLGTMMLAIPLFSSLARRTTPLHGYRVAMLSAALAFPLLGVAGFVPGVPVEGEVIAVLMLVGAPLAGIFLFPGPLVAEMCDEDALRSAGRREGVFYGAQAFVEKVATSIAPLVLGLLLIFGSSAEHPLGIRLVGPVAAILVFSGFLIAGSVESSSIVPTAALSSSD from the coding sequence GTGGCGATCGGCAACCTCTCGCGGCGCGGACGTCTACTCTATCCTGTTGGCTATCTCGGCGTGGAGTCGCTGACTCAGGCACGCAATGTCTGGCTGCTATATTGTTACGCGCCGCCGGCTGACGCCGACCGCGAAGCGCTGCTGCGGATTTCGACGGTGAGCATCATCCTGTTTGCCGGCAAGCTGATTGAGGCGTTCGATGACACGCTGATCGGCTGGTGGAGCGACCGCTCGTCGAGCCGCCTCGGTCGACGCATCCCGTTCGTCCTGGCAGGTACGCCGTTGATGGCGCTGTTTGGCTTCCTGGTGCTTGTCCCGCCGACAAATGTCGGACCGCTCGGTGCGGCGCTGTATCTCTTCCTGACGATGGAATTGCTGTACTTCTTTGCGACGATCGCCAACGCGCCGTACGACGCGTTGCTACCGGAGATTGCACCGACGGCTGCAGAGCGCCTCGATCTCTCGGCGCGTCGCGTCTACTTCGGCATCGTCGGCGCAGGGGTGGGGCTGGTGGGGAGCGGTCTCCTCGTCGCCCGGTTCGGTTTCGTGGGGATGGCGGCGGTAGTGGCCGTGCTGGCGCTGGTGAGTCGCTACGTCGGGCTGTTCGGCGTCTGGGAACCGGCGCGGCGCAGTGTGGCGAGTGCTGAGGTCAGCCTGCGTGATTCGATCGGCGCGCTGCTGGAGCACCGCCGCTTTCTGCGCTTCATGGCCTCGTTCGTCCTGTTCCAGGCAGCGCTGACGATGCTGCTCGGCCTGTTGCCGTATTACGTCAGCGGCGTGCTGCGGCAGGATGCCGAAGGTATCTGGGTGGCGCTGCTGACGGCGGTCGGGCTGGGGACGATGATGCTGGCGATCCCGCTGTTTTCCAGTCTGGCCCGACGCACGACGCCGCTGCACGGGTATCGGGTGGCGATGCTGTCTGCCGCGCTGGCGTTCCCGCTGCTGGGTGTCGCCGGGTTCGTCCCCGGTGTGCCGGTCGAAGGTGAGGTGATCGCCGTGCTGATGCTAGTCGGTGCGCCGTTGGCGGGCATCTTCCTGTTCCCCGGCCCACTGGTGGCGGAGATGTGCGACGAGGATGCGTTGCGATCTGCCGGGCGACGTGAGGGCGTGTTCTACGGCGCGCAGGCGTTTGTCGAGAAGGTGGCAACCTCGATCGCTCCGCTGGTTCTGGGGCTGCTGCTGATCTTTGGCAGTTCGGCTGAGCATCCGCTCGGCATCCGACTGGTTGGCCCGGTTGCCGCGATCCTCGTCTTCAGCGGGTTCCTGATCGCCGGGAGCGTGGAGTCATCCAGCATCGTGCCGACTGCGGCGTTGAGTAGTAGCGACTGA
- a CDS encoding cyclic-di-AMP receptor, with product MKLIIAIVQDEDVDNLTDALITDSFRVTRIGSTGSFLRMGNSSLMTGVEDHQVPQVISIIRRVCRRRKQMAVPYSPALEPGLLYMPENFEVEVGGAVIFVHNVERFERLMPA from the coding sequence ATGAAGCTGATCATCGCGATCGTGCAGGACGAAGATGTTGACAACCTGACCGACGCCCTGATCACGGATAGCTTCCGGGTGACGCGCATCGGTAGCACCGGATCGTTTCTCCGCATGGGCAACAGCTCGCTGATGACCGGCGTCGAAGATCACCAGGTCCCGCAGGTGATCTCGATCATCCGCCGCGTCTGCCGCCGCCGCAAGCAGATGGCTGTCCCCTATTCACCGGCGCTGGAGCCGGGCCTGCTCTACATGCCGGAGAACTTCGAGGTCGAAGTCGGCGGCGCGGTCATCTTCGTCCACAACGTCGAGCGCTTCGAACGGTTGATGCCGGCCTAG